Below is a window of Ahaetulla prasina isolate Xishuangbanna chromosome 1, ASM2864084v1, whole genome shotgun sequence DNA.
GGGTTATTTAATCAAAACTCACGGAAAGtaagataattaaaaaattttTCACGCACACGATGGTGCAAAAGTTAATCCATTAGTTAAGTCTCCTATTTGGAAGTTGGCCTTACACGGTATAGGCATACTCCTAACCCCCATTACATAACCTTGCTCAGAATAAGTGTTTGTGCACAcggaaaactttttttaaatcaccatgaagtggcaatatccttccctatTGCTATTACCGTAAGTTTTAAAACAGGATGTGCTATTTTGCCAGCCGCAATTAAGCCAAATAAACTGCTAAATGCAGACAACAgtgaatcccaatttaaaaaacaaaacaggaataaTTTATGTTCGTTTAGATTACTTCCAGATGAAGCGTTTATGGCAAATTTGCCCGATCCTCAAGGTGTATTGTGTGGAGGGGGAAGGAACGCCGAGGCGGCTGTCATGTTCCATTTGTAGGCATTCTGGATTTCTTCTCATACGGTGTTATGTTAAGTGGGGGGGAAGGAATCGGAACAGCTGCAGTCTTTTGCCCAGAACCGCTAAGACTCGCTCGGCTGAAAGCAGGTCTACGTTTGTGTGAAAGCAGgatgggttattattattatttttaaactccTATTTCGGGTGTAAAGAATGCTTTCTCTCCCTTCAAGGCTGCTACTGCAGGGAAGAGCTGAAAACGCTTCTCCTCCAACTCCGAAGGCGGGGGAGAAAGACAGAAGGAATCTTAACTCCAacccctcccccgccccgccgcttTCCCTCCCCTTCGCTTCCCTGGTTCTCCCTCGGTCGCCCCCGTTAACAACtgcgagagaaggagggaggcagggaggccaGACGAGCAGGTTCTCGGTTGGCGAGCCCAGCATTAAGTCTTGTGTGGGCAACTAACCTCCActtgttcctctttttttttttcccgcgCTTTGGACGTTTGCCCTGTTTTAGCCCCGTCCTTCCAAGCCCAATAGGCAAGCGTATTTAATATCTCGGCTGTTTTGGCTGAAGATCAACAccagcctttattttatttttccttccttccttccctcccgcaCGGAGTGACTAATCATCGCCACAAGCCGGctacttttccctccctcttcggCTCTCCAGAGTTGATCAGCACGTGAGCCTctgccctcctctcctgcctattcTCCACAGAACCCGCAGCAAGAAAGGGACGAGCGAATAAGAAGAGCGGCGGCTGCGAAGCCTCTCCCGGAGAAGGAAGCCTCCATCCACTCACTCCCCCATCCCTGCGCCGCATCAGACCCGAGGGgatccctccccctcttcccccccccactccccgtccTCCACACGCACACACCAGCAGAGCCGCCCGGAGAAGCAGCTTTGCCGCCCCGAAGTCTCCCTCCCGCCGGAGCTTCGCTACTCCGCCTCCCAGCTCCGATTGTGCCCACCGGGACTCCGACGCGCTTCCAGGGCCGCCCTTCTGGCAGGGCCggcggaggaggagggagaggcggcggcggcggcggcgcttgGAAGAGCCCGGCACCCTCGCCGTTCCGTTCCTCTCAGAGTCCCACCGCTCCGGGAGTGGGGAAAGCGTCAGGGAAGGGATGCTGAGCGGGAAACGAGGAAGAAGGAAGCAGCGGAAAGACTGAAAGCGCCGGCCGAAATCCTGAGGGGTTCCTGGAAGCGGCCGGAGCGCGTGTCCCTCTCCGCCGCCTCGCTTCGGGCTCTGGCCAAGAGAGCCGAGAGTTCCAGGAGGGTCTCGCCCGCCCAGAGGCGCCTCGCCCGCGGGGTGGTCACCGGTCCCGTCAGGCTTGCAGAACGGGATCCCGGCTGCCCGAGCTCGGCGCGATCtcccttcacccacccacccgccgccCACTTCCCGCTCCAAGGTGTTGGGACCACGGCGGCCGATCCCGTCCCCTCCTCGCCAGGTGCCCGTCCGGCTTCGCTGCGCCGAGCTTCCCAGCGCCAGGAAAGCGGGGCTCCCGCCTTGCGCCCTGCCGCCCGCTCCATGGCGAGGGCAGCACCGGCTGAGTCTCCGCGCCGGGGGAGGCGGCGCCGGCGGGGGAAGCCCGGCGTCCGCTCTCCCCCGCTGCCATTGCCGCTGCTGTGAGGGTTGTAGCGCCGGCGTCCCGGGCGGCGAGGCGGGAGGGCGGCGGGGCGCCGCCAGCATGAAGTCGCTGATCTTGAGCCGCTTCTTGGTGCTGCTGCCTTGGGTGCTGCTGGTGATCCTCATGCTGGACACGGACGGCGGCAACCGGCCGCCCCGTCCGTCGTCGTCCCATCTCGCCCGGCAGCCGCAGCCCGCGCTTCGCCAGGAGGCGCCTCGGTGGCGGGAGGCCGAGCTGCAGCAGCTGCCTCTCATCTATGCCATCACGCCGACCTACAGCCGGCCGGTCCAGAAAGCGGAGCTGACGCGCCTGGCCAACACCTTCCGGCAGGTGGCGCGCTTGCATTGGATCCTAGTAGAGGACTCGGCGATCGGCACCGAACTGGTCAGCCGCTTCGCCGCGGGGCTCGGCCGAGGGGGCGGCCCGCCCTGCACCCACCTCCACGTGCTGACCCCGCGCAGGTACAAGCGGCCGGGGCAGCCTAGGGCCACGGAGCAGCGCAACGCGGGCTTGGCCTGGATCCGCCAGAAGCACAAGCATTTGCCGACCCCTCAGCCGGGGGTGCTTTTCTTCGCCGACGACGACAACACCTACAGCCTGGAGCTCTTCGAAGAGGTAACGGAGGCGGGAGAGGCGAGCTTCGCTTAAGGATCGgtgtccctccccccctcctcgagCGAGGGCGGCCGCCTTGGCGTGCCCACTTCACCCCGACTTCAACGGGGCTCTCTCTGTTAGGAGAGCCCTTCGGTGCTTCCTCCCAGCTTAGGAGCGTTTCGCTTCTCCAGAAGAAACTCCGCACCGGTCGGGCAAAACTCTCTTTTCGCCCTTCCCTTCGCGGCCTTCAAGTTGCCGCTTGGATGAGCGCTTCTGCCAGCGCTTCCGCGCCATTTGAATCCCGGGTGGTTTTTCCCTCGTCCCGCCAGtgcttcctcctccacctggggCTCCCGGCCAGCTCAGACAGACAGGCTTTCCTTAAGCGACTAATGGAACCCGCGCATCATGTGCTCCAGCCCCTTTCAACAAGATCTTAAGCGTAAAACTGAATTTCAGTGTCAGTGTTGTGAGGTGTAAAAAAACAAggggataattttttaaaattatttgcaaaGCAGCAgagatcctccctccctcccttcttcctccgtctctccctctccattcctccctccccttcctccctccctctccatctctccctcttctttatccctcccttccttgttGCAGATTGAAGATTTTAACTTCCACTTAAATTTAGACACCAGACACTGCAGTTAGATTTAATTGCAGGATCCTTTTCTCACTCCAAGCCAAAGCCTCAAACGTTAGGGATACCCATTGTATAGTGTCAAGGAACAGTTTGCCATCAAATTGCCTTTCATCTCTTTTCTTCAGCGTCAACTTATTATTCCCATCTTCCAAGCCTTTAGCTGTATTATGCAGATATTTTTCTGCAGTGTTGGCAATGGCACCTTGATGTTTTTAAAGAACTAAGTTTGATTCCTTTTCTCTTGCTGAAGTAACTTCCCACAAAAACATTAagcaaacaattaaaacaaaaattaagataGGATTTTGAGATTTGTAAAATAGTTTCAACTATTACTCATTTTTGCTTTctatccttctctttttttactttactgGTGTGAAAGATTACTTTCTTTTCTGCAGAGACCTCCTGACAGTACAGTAGTGTATTGTAGGTGTGAAAGCAGGGCAGTGGATGGAAAGGCTTTCTCAACATCATTTCTCAATAGGAAGTtttgtttattcttttaaataaaatttgggaAATATTTGGGAAAGAATTGGAAGAAACAGGGAGGAGTTAGCCAGCGCCCACCAAttccactcccccccccattttcctctgGCAGGAAGAAACCTTTTAAAGGAGAGATTTCAATGCATGCAGGAATAAGTAAGATTAATCAACTTCAGCAAGCAAAGTGTGCAATTTGCAAGAGTTGTCTTGTCAGCTATTGTATATTGCAAGAAAAAACCctctaatatatatttaaaaatcctatCTCCTTTATCTGTACTACAAATCCCATCTACTTATGTGTGAATCCTCATGTGTTCTACAGAACTGAGTGGCATTTCTTTTCTGCTTTGGTGAGTCTATATAGTGAcaagtttcttctttttctcccgcAGCTGCATGTAAcagtttcctctttttttttttttttgcaaataagtgTATTAAGAATCAATAGTTTAAAGCTAGGCACTGCGGAAAGATGCAGAGCACATCGAGTCCCCAAGAGCCTCTTCAGAAGGCTGCTCAACCCTGCCGATATGTGTTCAGGGTTCGAAATGAGTTTGGGTCTCTTTCAGCAGGCTTGTCTTTTTGGCAGGTGCTGTTCCTTCCCTTAAGAGCTTGGCTTCCCTTCCTTGTGCGTCAGCTTTGTGCTCTGAAGCTTTCATTGAAAGTGGCTGAAAAGAAAAACACTTAGCTGCTTTGGGTTTCTTTCCCATTAAGCtgttggaggctgcttgg
It encodes the following:
- the B3GAT2 gene encoding galactosylgalactosylxylosylprotein 3-beta-glucuronosyltransferase 2, whose protein sequence is MKSLILSRFLVLLPWVLLVILMLDTDGGNRPPRPSSSHLARQPQPALRQEAPRWREAELQQLPLIYAITPTYSRPVQKAELTRLANTFRQVARLHWILVEDSAIGTELVSRFAAGLGRGGGPPCTHLHVLTPRRYKRPGQPRATEQRNAGLAWIRQKHKHLPTPQPGVLFFADDDNTYSLELFEEMRTTSKVSVWPVGLVGGRRYERPIVEKGKVVGWYTGWRAGRPFAIDMAGFAVSLQVILSNPKAVFRRHGSQPGMQESDFLRQITTMEELEPKASNCTKVLVWHTRTEKVNLANEPKYHLDNIRIEV